GCAGCCTCCCATCCCCCGGGAAGACACGTGTCTGCGTGCAGAAAGAGAACTACATCGCTTTTGCTTGCTTCGAACCCAACCTGAAGCTGCCGGGCGCGGCCGCGTTGGGCGTTCAATACTCTTGCTCCGGCACTGCGTGCCGCTTCTCGGGTACCGTCGCGGCTCCCGCCATCGACAACAATGACGTCCACATCGGGCCCTGCGGCGCTCGAGACCGCCTTTTCGATCTCGCTGGCTTCATCGAGCGCGGGTATCACCACCGCGATATTCACTTGCAGCACAATAGCATGCCGTGTGCCGTACCCTCCCAGAAGCTCGATCGAGAAGCCTCCCTGGTGGTTTTTCCGGATTCGTGACCCGCCTGCGCTCACCAGATTGACAGGCACGACTCCCTTCCACTATTCATGCCGGATGCGTTCACCCAAACAAAGCGAAACCGAGCCCAGCGAAGTCACCGTCGAGATCGACTCCTCCCGGGACGACACCGAGAATTCGGCGCCTAGCTATGCCCGGGCCGGGGTAGATCTCGATCACGACGAATCCTTCATCGACGATGTGAAGGAGATTGTTCGCACGGCCACCCGGCCCGAGGTGCTTTCCTCGATCGGCGGCTTTGCGGGCATGTTCAAGACGCCGGAGCGGTATCGCGACCCGATCTGGGTCGCGGCGACAGACGGCGTCGGGACCAAATTGAGCCTGGCTCGACAGATTGGCCGCTACGACACGATCGGCATCGACTGCGTGGCGATGGTGGTGAACGACCTGGTGGTACAGGGCGCCGAACCGGTGGTCTTCCTCGACTATCTGGCCATGAGCAAGCTCGACCGCAAGATCGCTTGCGATGCGCTCCGCGGAATCGCCGAAGGCTGCAAGCGCGCGGGTTGTGCTCTGCTCGGCGGAGAAACCGCGACAATGCCCGGCGTTTATCGGGACGGCGACCTCGAAGTCGTGGGCTTCAGCGTGGGCGTGGTCGAGCGAGAGCTGATGATCGACGGCTCGACCATTAGCGAGGGCGACGTGCTCATCGGACTCGCTTCAAGCGGCTTCCACAGCAACGGCTACTCCCTCGTCCGGCATATCGTCGATCAAGGAATTGTGGCCGGCAAGGTCGACCTCTTCGCCGCCAACGAAGCCCTCAACACCACCTTGGCGAGCGCATTGATGGCGCCGACCCGAATCTACGTGAAGCCAATTTTGAACGTAATCCGGGACTTCCAGGTCAGCGGCATCATCCACATCACGGGCGGCGGCTTTGACGGAAACATTCCGCGGATCCTGCCCCGCGGTGTCCAGGCGCGGCTTGACACCGAATCCTGGCCCCGTCCCGGGGTCTACGACTGGATCTCGGAACAGGGTGAATTGTCCGAATCCGAGCTTCTCAGGGTGTTCAATTGTGGCATCGGCATGGTGCTCGTGGTCCCGCAGGAACTACACGAGGAAATCATCCAACGCTTCAGCGGGCTCGACGAGCGAGCCTACAAGATCGGCGTCATCGAGCGCCGCGACCCGGACAGCGTGCAACTCATCATTGATCCGGGTTTTCTGAAAAAGGACTGAGCCGTGTCCCTGCCCGAGATGGCCCCACACGACGGAGTTCGCTCGCGGCGTTGGGACGCCGTCATCGTTGGCAGCGGAATCTCGGCGCTGGTCACCGCCGCCCGACTGGGCATGGCGGGGCAACGGGTGCTGATCGTCGAAGAAGAGGCCACCCGAACTGCCTTTGCTGGCCTGCGCGAACCCTTCTTTCTGACCGGTGCGCGAGATTCG
This is a stretch of genomic DNA from Myxococcales bacterium. It encodes these proteins:
- a CDS encoding phosphoribosylformylglycinamidine cyclo-ligase yields the protein MRSPKQSETEPSEVTVEIDSSRDDTENSAPSYARAGVDLDHDESFIDDVKEIVRTATRPEVLSSIGGFAGMFKTPERYRDPIWVAATDGVGTKLSLARQIGRYDTIGIDCVAMVVNDLVVQGAEPVVFLDYLAMSKLDRKIACDALRGIAEGCKRAGCALLGGETATMPGVYRDGDLEVVGFSVGVVERELMIDGSTISEGDVLIGLASSGFHSNGYSLVRHIVDQGIVAGKVDLFAANEALNTTLASALMAPTRIYVKPILNVIRDFQVSGIIHITGGGFDGNIPRILPRGVQARLDTESWPRPGVYDWISEQGELSESELLRVFNCGIGMVLVVPQELHEEIIQRFSGLDERAYKIGVIERRDPDSVQLIIDPGFLKKD